The window TTAAAGAGTGCATAGAAAAAAATGATGTACAAGGAATGATAAACAAGGATACGGAATTTCATGAAGCCATATTACAGGCTGCAAAAAATAAAAAACTAACATCTATTATAGAAAGTTTAAGAGAACAGTTACAAAGATTTAGAGTAACTTATTTTACTGAATACAATATGACAACATATCTTGCAAGTGAGCATCAAAAGGTTCTAGATGCTATAGAAAGTAGAGATCCAGACAAAGCAAATGAATATGCACAGCAACATATAGAAAATCTTGAAAAGCATATAGTATCTCATATAAAAGATAAATTATAAAATGATAGCTTAAAAATTAAATAAGGAATGAAAGATATGATAAATTGTATAATTCTTGCAGGAAGTGAAAAAGGTAATTTAGAATACATAAGCAACAAAGCTTTTATTAAGCTACATGATAAGCCGATGATAACATATGTCATAGATGCACTGAAAGCAGCTAACTGTATAGACAAAATAGCACTAGTAGGTGATAAAGCTCAGCTTAGTAGGATAGATAGCCAGATAGATATCCTTATAGATCAAAATGGTAGTATGCTTGATAATATAAAGGCTGGAGTAAGTCATTTTAGAGAAGATTCCATGCTTCTTATATCTACCTGTGATATACCTCTTCTAACATCAGAAGCAGTAGAGGATTTTGTGAAAAAAGCTTTGGAAACTGAAGCAGATGCATGTTACCCAATAATAAATAGAATCACTTGTGAGCTAGCCTATCCAGAGTCTAAAAGAACCTATGCCACTCTAAGGGAAGGACAATTTACAGGGGGAAATCTGTTTATGCTAAATCCTGCTGTATTAGACAGGTGCATATACATAGCTGAACAAATGATAAGCTATAGAAAAAGTCCAGCAAAAATGAGTAAAGTATTAGGTCTACCGTTTCTAATAAAGCTTGCAATTGGAAAACTTACAATAGATGAGATAGAGAATAGAGCATCTAGACTTTTAAATATACGAGCAAAAGCCATAATATCAGACTATGCTGAAATAGGAAATGATATAGATAAACCAGAGCACATAAAGTTAATTGAAAAATACATGCAAAAAAACACAGAACACATTTAGAAAATGTGTTCTGTGTTTTTTTGCATAAAATGTATTCTGTTGGTAAACATTATACTTATAGTTCATTCGTTATAGGGGCTGATTAATAAATGACTTTTAGTGAAGTTATTCATTTTAGTATAAAACCTTTATTAAATGGTTTTCTTATTATTTTTATAGTCTTAGTCGGATTATTTGTTTTAGTAATAGATAGAAAAAACTTAAAAAAATCAGGAAAGAATAAAGACGCTAAGTTAGCCATGGCTATAGGTATAGCATATATGATAGCAGGATCACTACTTTACATAATAGGCAGAATCATTTAAGGAGGCACAAGTATGGGTTTTTTCCATAGATTCTTAAATAAGAAAGTTGAGGAAAAAAATAGCATGAAGAAAGAAAAAAGCGATACCAAGAAAGAAAATCCACCATCAAAATATCTAGAGGAGAACGTAAAAAAACTAAAAGAGATTTTCAAAGATTGTGATGATGTGATTTTTAGAGATTTTAAAGTTGGAGTAGAGCAATCTGAAGAATTTGTTGCCATACAGATAGATGGACTAGCAAATAAGGAGTTAGTCAATGATTATGTGTTAAAGCCTCTTATGCTTGAAGTAAGAGAAGTAGAGCCTGAAAATGTAAAAGATAGGTTATTTAAAATCACTAAAGAAGGGGCTATTTCAGCTACAGAAATAAAAGTTGTACATGATTTGCAAGAAGCTGTAGTTAGCATATTGTCAGGAGACACAGCTTTATTAATAAGTGGATACGATAAGATAATCATAATAGGCTCAAAAGGTCCGCCAACAAGGGGTGTAAGCCAAGCAGAATCAGAGACTGTAGTTAGAGGACCTAGAGATGGTTTTGTTGAAGTTGCTAGATTCAATTCGGCACTCATCAGAAGAAGAATAAGAGATCCAAAACTGAAGCTAAAAAATGCACAGGTAGGAGAGAGGTCAAAGACAGACATAGCAATACTATATATAGAAGATATAGCAAATCCATATCTAGTAAAAGAAGTAATTAAGAGAATAGAAAAGATTAAAATAGATGCCATACTTGAAAGTGCCTTTGTTGAGCAGCTCATAGAGGATAATCATTTTTCACCATTTCCGCAGATGGAAAACACAGAAAGGCCAGATGCAGCTGCATCTGCCCTTTACCAAGGGCGTGTAGTAATAGTTGTGGATAATACACCATTTTGTCTAATAGTTCCTTCTACAATGATGACATTTTTACAAGCACCAGAAGATTACTTCCAGAGGTGGCCAATAATTTCTCTAGCAAGGATAATTAGATACTTAGCAGTACTTATTTCACTGCTAGGACCTGCATTGTATATTGCCTTAGTTTCATATCATCCTGGATTATTACCTACTAGGCTTGCACTATATATAGGTGCAAGCAGAATAAATGTGCCTTTTCCAGCCTTTATAGAGGCATTTATTATGGAGATAACTATAGAGCTTTTAAGAGAAGCAGGTTCACGCATGTCAGGACCTATAGGAACTACCATAAGTATTGTAGGAGGTCTTGTAATAGGGCAAGCAGCTGTAGAGGCAGGAATAGTCAGTCCCCTAATGGTTATAGTAGTAGCTGTCACAGCAATATCTTCATTTATGATACCAAATTTTGGGTTTGCATCAGCTTTTAGAATATTGAGATTTGTGGTGATGGCTCTTGCTTCAATTCTTGGTCTATACGGAATAGTTTTAGGGCTTATTATAATAACTACACATTTAGTTAAATTAACTAGCTTTGGAGTGCCCTATATGACACCATTCACTACATTGGGAAGAACAGTTTCTGATTTGAAGGATACGGTTATAAAAGTACCATTAGTTAAAATGAGGGAAAGACAAAAATTAACACATCTAAAGGATGAGATTAGACTAGTCTATGAAGAACAGAATGAAAACGGAGATGATAAAAATGTTCGGGACAGATAATAGGATATCTAACTTACAGG of the Proteiniborus sp. DW1 genome contains:
- a CDS encoding nucleotidyltransferase family protein, which codes for MINCIILAGSEKGNLEYISNKAFIKLHDKPMITYVIDALKAANCIDKIALVGDKAQLSRIDSQIDILIDQNGSMLDNIKAGVSHFREDSMLLISTCDIPLLTSEAVEDFVKKALETEADACYPIINRITCELAYPESKRTYATLREGQFTGGNLFMLNPAVLDRCIYIAEQMISYRKSPAKMSKVLGLPFLIKLAIGKLTIDEIENRASRLLNIRAKAIISDYAEIGNDIDKPEHIKLIEKYMQKNTEHI
- a CDS encoding spore germination protein; translated protein: MGFFHRFLNKKVEEKNSMKKEKSDTKKENPPSKYLEENVKKLKEIFKDCDDVIFRDFKVGVEQSEEFVAIQIDGLANKELVNDYVLKPLMLEVREVEPENVKDRLFKITKEGAISATEIKVVHDLQEAVVSILSGDTALLISGYDKIIIIGSKGPPTRGVSQAESETVVRGPRDGFVEVARFNSALIRRRIRDPKLKLKNAQVGERSKTDIAILYIEDIANPYLVKEVIKRIEKIKIDAILESAFVEQLIEDNHFSPFPQMENTERPDAAASALYQGRVVIVVDNTPFCLIVPSTMMTFLQAPEDYFQRWPIISLARIIRYLAVLISLLGPALYIALVSYHPGLLPTRLALYIGASRINVPFPAFIEAFIMEITIELLREAGSRMSGPIGTTISIVGGLVIGQAAVEAGIVSPLMVIVVAVTAISSFMIPNFGFASAFRILRFVVMALASILGLYGIVLGLIIITTHLVKLTSFGVPYMTPFTTLGRTVSDLKDTVIKVPLVKMRERQKLTHLKDEIRLVYEEQNENGDDKNVRDR
- a CDS encoding CLC_0170 family protein, with translation MTFSEVIHFSIKPLLNGFLIIFIVLVGLFVLVIDRKNLKKSGKNKDAKLAMAIGIAYMIAGSLLYIIGRII